The sequence GCAgtgggaaagaaggaggtCATGTGCCGTATAGGAATTCGACATTGACTAGGTTGTTGCAGACTAGTCTGAGTGGTGagttcatcttcttcaacacTGGATATGGGTCGCTCGAAGTGGTgccaagctgatcatatATGATATATTCTGATGTGGTTATAGGTTCAAGCAAAACACTCATGATGTGCAATTTGTCTCCTTTGTCGGTCCATCTCAACGAAACCCTCTGTTCACTTCGGTTCGCTTCCAAGGTGAATTGGACGGTAGTTGGACAAGTGAGGAAGCAGGTGGCGAAGTGATCGCATAGTGATCGGACAGTGGGGTTAGTCATCTGTGGATTTGCAATTTAGAATGAAATGGACAATGGGATTTTGGATATCTGCGTGTTTGTGCGTGCGAATATACGAGACCAAGAAGTAGCTTGATACCCTTTCTTGGATGATACCATAAGATCATGTATATTATCCATTATTTATAGTATCAGACAAGTTGcatcaacccatctcatctggaACTACCACGTAGATCTCTATGCTATATCTCCGCGTTCTCACCCTTCAACAAGATATCCCCGACCCTCAATCTCGTATACCCCTGCTTATGCTCTATAGTCTTCttataccccttcctcctcttctttttCAGTATCCTCTCCAAAGGCGACTTGGTATGTTCAAGTATCGTAAGATCACAATGAACCAACCCCTCGGGTATCCCACTAAAGCTGGAtaatctcttctccttccagtccatattcctcttcaatATCGAAGCATTGGATGCCTGGGACCGTAATGCATAGTCTCTTGAACCGACTTCCAATATTTTCGAGAGGGATAGGGTCGTACCGGGGCTTTGGACGGGTTTGAGCTGAGGGAGCGTAAGGATATCTTTGGGATGGAGTAGATAATTACGCGAATACAGCCTCGCTATAACGTATCGCCcggattgggaggtggattgCGAGGAGATTTGGGAGAGGGCTTCGGACGTCGTGCTTGGGAGGGATACGGGagtggatgggaggatgggtgggagaTGGGCCAGAGctgctgaagaggaagaggaggagggatgtcGGATGGGGGGAGGGGCGTAGTgggtggtgggaggggggCGGTGGTTTGAAGACCCCTTGAGAGGGATAGTCTGGCGAATGCTACGAAGGTAGTGGAGATTAGCATAATTCTATGGATGTCATCATGAAACATCGTGTCATTCGTTGGTACAGTTTTGAGTTCTGGGCGGTAAAGCGGTTGAAGGGACATATGGGATGAGACTTTACTCACCCGACGATACACTCGTGCTTGGTCTAGGAGGCATGTTGAGTATGATTCGCTGTTCCTACTTTGTTTCTTCACTGGTTTGTCTGTTACACTGAGGTTTGGTTGATATACTTGTTGATCTCTAACAGAGTCCTATCTGCATTCATGTCCTATCGTTGGCATCTCTCAACATTTCTCGAGACGATAGCATCTCTAGCATGCACACATGCAATCTGGGATAAATGACAATAAAACCATGTCCTATTTAATAATGGTGTTTGATTCCGCCTCATTGACCATGAAAAAAACACCGATAACTCCGATCCGTCCTCAGCCATATTCCCTTGATTTCCCTGTGGTACTGCACTATCCAACCAACgaccaacaccaccacccacgtacccaccaccatacaccatctcaccatcccattCTACCTCTTCTACTTCAACCCCATTAAAAGTCTGATATAGACCTAATCCTCTAATCCTActttcatcactcaccactcactctcaccCACCCCAATCTCAAAATGCGTGTCGCCTTTAGGAACACCCTCAGAGGTGCTGTAGCTTCTAGCGTAAGTTTGTCGTTGTGTTTTGGGGATATAGGTGGAAATGGATTGAAACTGTAGAAGTTGGATATGGATCATCGTCGAAGCTATATGAGGATGTTATAGGATCGTCATCTGATCAGTAGAATGGAGAAGAATATTGTAtgggatcaaggatggaaggatgtATTGAGAAAGAATGGCTATATCCCATTGAGAACTCCACGCTAACCTCCATACCCTCACAGGCCAGAACCAGAGCTGCTCCCCTCGCTGCTCGAACCTACGCTACCGCCAAGCCTGGTACGTTGTTCTTCTGCTCCTCTCACACATGATCGTGCTAATCATACCTGCTTTTTCTTCTTTACTCGTCGCTACTTTCACTCGACCCACCACTTCCGCGTTTCGGCCGATTGTTCCACTCCCCACCCATAGCCGCTTCTGAAGTCTCATCCATCCTCGAGGGCCGAATTGCCGGTGCTTCCGTCGGTGGAGATGTTCAAGAGACCGGTCGAGTCTTGACCATTGGTGATGGTATTGCTAGAGTCTACGGTTTGAGAAACGTCCAAGCCGAAGAAATGGTTGAATTCTCTTCAGGTGTACGAGGAATGTGTTTGAACTTGGAAGCCGACAACGTCGGTGTAACCATCTTCGGTAACGATAGATTGATCAAGGAAGGTGACACCGTCAAGAGAACCGGTCAGATCGTGGATGTCCCCGTCGGACCTGGTCTCTTGGGTCGAGTTGTTGATGCTCTCGGTAACCCAATCGACGGTAAAGGTCCCATCGAGTCTGTCGGTCGAACTCAAGCTCAATTGAAGGCTCCTGGTATCTTGCCCAGACGATCTGTACACGAGCCTATGCAAACTGGTCTCAAATCCGTCGACTCCTTGGTACCTGTAAGTATCACTTTGCCTTTCAACTCACACAAACTAAAATTCCCCCTCTGGCTGTCCGTCGACAACCGTTATCTTCGTCTACTCCCTTTGCTCGTCAACCATTACTGACCACTTTCCTCCACTATAGATCGGTCGAGGTCAGCGAGAACTTATCATCGGTGACAGACAAACCGGTAAATCCGCCGTCGCTATCGACACCATCCTTAACCAAAAGAAGTGGAACGACGGTGCCGATGAGTCCAAGAAGCTCTACTGTGTCTACGTTGCCGTTGGTCAAAAGCGATCCACCGTTGCTCAGCTCGTTCAAACCCTTGAACAAAACGATGCCTTGAAATACTCCATCATCGTCGCTGCCACTGCCTCCGAAGCCGCTCCCCTTCAGTACCTCGCTCCTTTCTCAGGTTGTGCCATGGGTGAATGGTTCAGAGACAACGGTCGACACGCTTTGATCATCTACGATGATTTGTCCAAGCAAGCCGTCGCCTATCGACAAATGTCTTTGCTTCTTAGACGACCTCCCGGACGAGAGGCTTACCCTGGTGATGTCTTCTACTTGCACTCCAGACTTTTGGAGAGAGCTGCCAAGCTCAACGCCGACTACGGAGCCGGTTCCCTCACTGCCCTCCCCATCATTGAAACTCAAGGTGGTGATGTGTCCGCTTATATCCCTACCAACGTTATTTCCATTACCGATGGTCAAATTTTCTTGGAAGCCGAATTGTTCTTCAAGGGTGTCAGACCCGCTATCAACGTCGGTCTTTCCGTATCTCGAGTCGGTTCCGCCGCCCAAACCAAATTGATGAAATCCGTCGCTGGTTCTCTTAAATTGTACCTTGCCCAATACCGAGAAGTCGCTGCTTTCGCTCAATTCGGTTCCGATTTGGATGCTTCCACCCGATACCTCCTTAACAGAGGTGCTCGTCTTACCGAACTCCTTAAACAACCTCAATACCAACCGTGAGTTGAGTGAAGTCCCAAGATCTGAATTGTATGCTGATATACTCTGATCCATTTAGCATGCCTACCGAAATCATGGCTCCTTTGATCTACGCTGGTGTTAACGGTAAACTCGATAAAGTCCCAGTTGACAAGATCGGTGCTTGGGAGAAATCCTTGTGAGTGTAATTGTGATTTTTTTTTCGAATCCTGTGCTCATGTCTGTTATAGCACCGAACTCCTCAAATCTCAACACTCTGCTCTCCTCGAGAAGCTCTCCGGTGGTGTTTTGACCAaggagatcgaggaagagatggCCAAGGTTCTCGACGCTCACGTTGCCGACTTCACCGCCTAAGttagaggtagaggtggcTAGTATATAAAAAAAGTAATTTTATTTATATCTTGTGTAGTGCGGGTTATAGAATGAGGGAAAGCATTTCCtatgagtgatgatggtgtgaCGGAAAATTAAAAATGCATGGAATCGAATCAACTTGAAATGTGGACGAATGAGCTATTGGTGGTGGATCACTTACTTGGGATGAGCATGAAGAACTGCTCACGATTACGCCTGCATGAATTAATACGTCTGATCGCAACTGTTGTGTTCGTTTCTCGTTAGCTATTCTGAGAACATACAACACCACTCCAGGCATGGGAGATGGAAGTAAGATTCGCTTCTAATTCTGAGGTCCGTCATACGCAGCGGTCACTCTTTTCGAACCCATCCTTGCTATCGTTAGATCCTCATCCTGCTACAGTATTATATATCACATAGCACAGAGTGAGGTGAATGGCTTTGATTCCTTGTATGTCCCCCTCATTTAATCATTGTGGCCCCgtgttccttcttccttctcaacatcaaaCAAATACTCTACGCGTCAGTCCTCATATCTTCACTCTGGTTATTGTCTGTCTTCCTAACCTCTCCCAGTCTATCATTACCTCTCTATCCTCGTCTCAACGCACGATATGAATATCCCCTAACATGCCCCTCGAGTCAAATGCCGACAAGGCATACATGCACG comes from Kwoniella bestiolae CBS 10118 chromosome 1, complete sequence and encodes:
- a CDS encoding ATP synthase subunit alpha, mitochondrial, translated to MRVAFRNTLRGAVASSARTRAAPLAARTYATAKPAASEVSSILEGRIAGASVGGDVQETGRVLTIGDGIARVYGLRNVQAEEMVEFSSGVRGMCLNLEADNVGVTIFGNDRLIKEGDTVKRTGQIVDVPVGPGLLGRVVDALGNPIDGKGPIESVGRTQAQLKAPGILPRRSVHEPMQTGLKSVDSLVPIGRGQRELIIGDRQTGKSAVAIDTILNQKKWNDGADESKKLYCVYVAVGQKRSTVAQLVQTLEQNDALKYSIIVAATASEAAPLQYLAPFSGCAMGEWFRDNGRHALIIYDDLSKQAVAYRQMSLLLRRPPGREAYPGDVFYLHSRLLERAAKLNADYGAGSLTALPIIETQGGDVSAYIPTNVISITDGQIFLEAELFFKGVRPAINVGLSVSRVGSAAQTKLMKSVAGSLKLYLAQYREVAAFAQFGSDLDASTRYLLNRGARLTELLKQPQYQPMPTEIMAPLIYAGVNGKLDKVPVDKIGAWEKSFTELLKSQHSALLEKLSGGVLTKEIEEEMAKVLDAHVADFTA